In Uranotaenia lowii strain MFRU-FL chromosome 2, ASM2978415v1, whole genome shotgun sequence, one genomic interval encodes:
- the LOC129742855 gene encoding uncharacterized protein LOC129742855, producing the protein MNETICTDISDHNMIVTTLSSSTNKDVQFLSKSIVNHHQLNAEFAEALQNIPSTTCANEKIKLIADKYNKIRNRATKTITIRAKQTASPKQSWKFLNEALGRKSKSHDNITLKIGNEVQVDPAQVSNSINDYFCNIGPQLAANIASNRDIQQYNSLRSQPSPSLFLRPATVSEVLLEISNLDSNKSPGADNITVDTLKTHHLALSDILTDIFNEIVGTGVYPDALKLARVTPIFKSGDSSDVSNYRPISTLSVLNKILEKLLVTRISEYLSRYDLSPRQYGFRKGCSTLTATTELLEDIYDDLDNRNYAGALFLDLRKAFDTIDYALLLQKLDWYGIRGQPHRLIESYITDRQQFVSLKAKITFFLPTLTPPADGKGHHFSQIVFSDRSVQIMMHSDMFSINK; encoded by the exons ATGAATGAGACAATCTGCACGGATATAAGCGACCACAACATGATTGTTACCACGCTTTCGAGCAGTACCAACAAAGATGTCCAATTCTTAAGTAAGAGCATCGTCAACCACCACCAACTAAACGCAGAATTCGCAGAAGCGTTGCAGAACATTCCGTCGACAACATGCGCTAACGAAAAGATCAAACTCATAGCCGACAAATACAACAAGATCCGAAATCGTGccacaaaaacaataacaataagaGCAAAG CAAACAGCATCGCCAAAGCAATCCTGGAAATTCTTGAACGAAGCCCTCGGCCGCAAGTCCAAATCGCATGATAATATTACGCTCAAGATTGGAAATGAAGTTCAGGTGGATCCAGCACAAGTTTCAAACAGCATCAACGACTACTTCTGCAATATTGGTCCCCAATTGGCTGCTAACATCGCAAGCAATCGAGACATTCAACAGTACAATTCACTTCGTTCGCAACCATCGCCTTCCTTGTTTTTGAGACCGGCAACCGTCTCAGAGGTACTGTTAGAAATCAGCAACTTAGATTCCAACAAATCTCCTGGTGCTGACAATATTACCGTGGACACACTAAAAACACATCACTTGGCGCTCTCCGATATCCTGACAGATATCTTTAATGAAATAGTCGGAACCGGAGTTTATCCCGACGCATTGAAACTAGCCCGAGTAACTCCTATTTTCAAGTCCGGAGACAGCTCAGACGTTTCAAACTACCGTCCAATCTCAACGCTCTCAGTATTGAACAAAATCCTGGAAAAACTTCTCGTCACCAGGATAAGTGAGTACTTATCGAGATACGACCTAAGCCCGCGCCAGTATGGATTCCGAAAAGGATGCAGTACATTAACAGCAACTACTGAACTCCTGGAAGATATATATGACGACCTGGACAATCGTAACTACGCCGGTGCCCTGTTTTTGGACCTAAGGAAAGCATTCGACACAATAGACTACGCCTTGCTGTTGCAAAAATTGGATTGGTATGGCATACGAGGTCAGCCTCATCGGTTAATTGAGAGCTACATAACAGATCGACAACAATTCGTGTCTCTGAAAGCAAAGATA ACATTCTTTCTACCAACATTAACACCACCTGCTGACGGAAAAGGTCATCATTTCTCACAAATTGTGTTTAGTGATCGTAGCGTGCAGATCATGATGCACTCTGATATGTTTTCAATCaat AAATAA
- the LOC129747662 gene encoding probable oligoribonuclease isoform X1: MVLRILLKPHFQTQCFRLSKQIRNMSASLPTQAKPPSQNNLVWIDLEMTGLDITKDHIIEIACIITNKNLEILDMKDVVIHQPEEVLENMNDWCKDHHGKTGLTQAVRASTVTLTEAEQSVLELVRKHCPEKGCPVAGNSVYMDRLFLYRYMPALNEYLHYRIVDVSTIKEVCRRWNGAIFSRAPPKVLNHRALDDIKESIKELQYYKQFMFQNQRS, from the exons ATGGTGCTAAGGATATTACTGAAGCCGCATTTCCAAACGCAATGTTTTCGCTTAA GCAAGCAAATAAGAAATATGAGCGCTTCCTTGCCAACCCAAGCAAAACCTCCATCCCAGAATAACCTGGTTTGGATTGATTTGGAGATGACGGGACTCGATATAACAAAAGATCACATAATCGAAATAGCGTGCATTATCACGAATAAAAATCTCGAAATCCTGGATATGAAGGACGTAGTAATTCACCAGCCAGAAGAGGTGCTAGAGAACATGAACGACTGGTGCAAGGATCATCACGGCAAAACCGGGCTCACACAAGCCGTACGGGCATCAACCGTTACTCTGACTGAAGCTGAACAATCGGTGTTGGAATTGGTCAGAAAACATTGTCCGGAGAAAGGTTGCCCAGTGGCTGGCAACTCGGTTTACATGGATCGGCTATTTCTGTACCGTTACATGCCGGCTTTGAACGAGTATCTTCACTATCGAATCGTTGATGTGAGCACAATTAAGGAAGTTTGTCGCCGTTGGAACGGAGCAATTTTTAGTCGGGCACCACCCAAGGTACTGAATCATCGAGCACTGGACGATATTAAAGAGAGCATCAAGGAACTGCAGTACTACAAACAGTTTATGTTCCAAAACCAGAGGTCTTAA
- the LOC129747662 gene encoding oligoribonuclease, mitochondrial isoform X2, with product MSASLPTQAKPPSQNNLVWIDLEMTGLDITKDHIIEIACIITNKNLEILDMKDVVIHQPEEVLENMNDWCKDHHGKTGLTQAVRASTVTLTEAEQSVLELVRKHCPEKGCPVAGNSVYMDRLFLYRYMPALNEYLHYRIVDVSTIKEVCRRWNGAIFSRAPPKVLNHRALDDIKESIKELQYYKQFMFQNQRS from the coding sequence ATGAGCGCTTCCTTGCCAACCCAAGCAAAACCTCCATCCCAGAATAACCTGGTTTGGATTGATTTGGAGATGACGGGACTCGATATAACAAAAGATCACATAATCGAAATAGCGTGCATTATCACGAATAAAAATCTCGAAATCCTGGATATGAAGGACGTAGTAATTCACCAGCCAGAAGAGGTGCTAGAGAACATGAACGACTGGTGCAAGGATCATCACGGCAAAACCGGGCTCACACAAGCCGTACGGGCATCAACCGTTACTCTGACTGAAGCTGAACAATCGGTGTTGGAATTGGTCAGAAAACATTGTCCGGAGAAAGGTTGCCCAGTGGCTGGCAACTCGGTTTACATGGATCGGCTATTTCTGTACCGTTACATGCCGGCTTTGAACGAGTATCTTCACTATCGAATCGTTGATGTGAGCACAATTAAGGAAGTTTGTCGCCGTTGGAACGGAGCAATTTTTAGTCGGGCACCACCCAAGGTACTGAATCATCGAGCACTGGACGATATTAAAGAGAGCATCAAGGAACTGCAGTACTACAAACAGTTTATGTTCCAAAACCAGAGGTCTTAA
- the LOC129746463 gene encoding succinate dehydrogenase cytochrome b560 subunit, mitochondrial — MAASILRNACRRNLLQSYNQAAPLLAVRSVTLKPVKAEAPSDESHDDRNARLNRPQSPHLTIYAPQLTSMLSITHRMTGMALAGYATLLGVGALALPHDATHYLTMLEGLSAPSLMALKFTLAYPFAFHSVNGVRHLFWDLGKFLTIKEVYSTGYTMLLISGVVAAGLTFL; from the exons ATGGCAGCCTCGATTTTAAG AAATGCCTGCAGACGCAATCTGCTGCAAAGCTACAATCAAGCGGCGCCACTTCTGGCCGTGCGATCGGTTACGTTGAAACCGGTTAAGGCGGAAGCCCCGTCGGACGAATCCCACGATGACCGCAACGCCCGATTGAATCGACCACAATCGCCCCATCTGACGATCTATGCCCCGCAACTGACCAGTATGCTGTCGATTACGCACCGCATGACTGGAATGGCACTGGCCGGCTATGCCACCTTGCTGGGAGTCGGGGCCCTGGCCCTGCCGCACGATGCGACCCACTATCTGACCATGCTCGAGGGCCTCAGTGCGCCGTCCCTGATGGCGCTCAAGTTTACCCTCGCCTATCCGTTCGCCTTCCACAGCGTGAACGGTGTGCGCCATCTGTTCTGGGATCTGGGCAAGTTCCTTACCATCAAGGAGGTCTACTCTACCGGATACACCATGCTGCTGATTTCCGGTGTGGTGGCTGCTGGACTTACCTTCTTGTAA
- the LOC129746461 gene encoding dnaJ homolog subfamily C member 11, whose product MDDNDELEFVEEDYYAFLNLPRDATPEDITAAYRTFSRMYHPDKHTEVKNKEKAEMMFNRTKRAYEVLSDPHQRAIYDSLGNKGLQTEGWELIHRTRTPGEIREEYERLAREREERRMQQKTNPRGNITVQINATELFNRYDLDYDEESFFPGVEVSGMSMSQSIEAPLSRTDTATLSGNLHLQNGVGSGNFLLSCRRLLNKGWLEVDCGAGSGPVLGLKGSRNLTNRLFLNGGTTVNFRQNAIIPGIAGTLAIQLDKHTVGYLTYNAGLQSSMTTTVEHNTEHYHCNFSATLGIPHCYIAASYTRKLIEQELKLKIALKGGTFGFLAEYGAEKKVSKYSSVVASVSLGVPSGVTLKIKIIRSTQSYLFPIHLSEEIIPAAVFYATVTPLLTYFVIKKTIIDPMNEAAKQRNIEKVKETNKSRMQEKRREAESAIALMGALYERKRNEEHRRNGLVITGAWYGKFDQSTRQVLVEQSDEMGFIQQNPHVIDVKIPLQCLVSDSRLRLYGSTKSELPGFYDPCFGEDKLLRIDYEFKNRTYSVSVGDNEDIVIPANNGNGSPNQN is encoded by the exons ATGGACGACAACGATGAGCTGGAATTTGTCGAAGAGGATTATTATGCCTTCTTGAATCTACCTCGCGAT GCCACGCCAGAAGATATTACCGCTGCGTATCGGACGTTCAGCCGGATGTACCACCCGGACAAACATACCGAGGTCAAAAACAAGGAAAAGGCTGAAATGATGTTTAACCGGACGAAGCGGGCATACGAGGTTCTCTCGGATCCGCACCAGCGAGCAATCTACGATTCGCTCGGTAATAAAGGCCTCCAGACGGAAGGTTGGGAACTGATTCACCGCACTCGGACACCGGGTGAAATCCGCGAAGAATACGAACGGCTTGCCCGGGAGAGGGAAGAAAGGAGGATGCAGCAAAAGACTAATCCCCGAGGAAACATCACGGTGCAAATCAATGCAACTGAGCTGTTCAATCGCTACGATTTAGATTATGATGAGGAAAGTTTTTTCCCAGGGGTTGAAGTATCAGGTATGAGCATGTCTCAATCGATAGAAGCTCCCCTATCTCGGACAGACACGGCCACACTATCAGGAAATTTGCACCTTCAAAATGGGGTTGGAAGTGGCAATTTTTTGCTTTCCTGCCGAAGGCTTCTAAATAAAGGTTGGCTCGAAGTAGACTGTGGAGCTGGaagcggaccggttttgggtCTGAAAGGATCCAGAAATCTAACCAATCGTTTGTTCTTGAACGGAGGAACGACAGTAAATTTCAGACAAAACGCGATTATTCCAGGAATTGCTGGAA CTCTGGCAATTCAACTTGACAAACACACCGTTGGTTATCTCACGTATAATGCGGGATTGCAGAGTTCGATGACCACAACGGTCGAACATAACACCGAACACTATCACTGCAACTTCAGTGCCACACTCGGCATTCCTCACTGCTACATAGCGGCCAGCTATACTCGAAAGTTAATCGAACAAGaactaaaacttaaaattgCCCTCAA aGGAGGAACGTTTGGCTTTCTCGCCGAATATGGTGCGGAGAAAAAGGTTTCCAAGTATAGTTCGGTGGTGGCCAGCGTTAGTTTGGGCGTTCCCTCCGGTGTAACGCTTAAGATCAA GATCATCCGATCAACACAGTCCTACCTCTTTCCGATTCATCTGAGCGAGGAAATCATCCCGGCGGCAGTATTCTACGCAACCGTTACACCACTGCTCACATACTTCGTCATCAAGAAGACGATCATTGACCCGATGAACGAGGCGGCCAAGCAGCGCAACATCGAGAAGGTCAAGGAAACCAACAAAAGTCG AATGCAGGAGAAACGTCGGGAGGCGGAATCCGCAATCGCGCTGATGGGTGCTCTGTACGAGCGAAAGCGAAACGAGGAACATCGGCGCAACGGACTGGTCATTACCGGCGCTTGGTACGGGAAATTCGATCAATCCACTCGCCAGGTGCTGGTGGAGCAAAGTGACGAGATGGGTTTCATTCAGCAGAACCCGCATGTAATCGACGTTAAAATTCCGCTGCAGTGTTTGGTCAGCGATTCCCGGCTAAGGCTGTATGGATCTACAAAG AGtgaattgcccggtttttacgATCCCTGCTTTGGAGAGGATAAGCTGCTGCGAATCGATTACGAGTTCAAAAATAGAACCTACAGTGTATCGGTGGGCGATAATGAGGATATCGTTATTCCGGCGAATAATG GTAACGGTAGTCCGAACCAAAACTAG
- the LOC129746462 gene encoding GPI mannosyltransferase 1 — translation MSFRTHLLISIGIRIFLIYYGEVQDSLSDVQYTDVDYRVITDGASHVLNSNSPFKRHTYRYTPLLAYLVLPNLLIHRSYGKFIFSLFDILIGVLIKWILLECYRANKISIEKKLLKLETLNNRNKYLIKRKNEILNNSNETLPPKYIRMAELSAYFWLYNPLTMVIATRGNGDCVACSMVLLSLYFLQKNEQTIGQYFTAGVFLGLSIHFRLYPLGFCLAFYLSTVEKPLITIRDYAQAIVLPNNKQTALMCGTIISLFTSTAFFFLMYGHQYLYESIIYHLVRKDTRHNFSLNFYSQYLSSSYDISAMEKILTFLPQLILILIITIRYGQHRQTLAFCLFSIAFVMVTYNPVVTSQYFVWFLSLLPLSVKNFRNLGLRKAVFLPIMWFISQGGWLLPAYLLEFKGWNTFEFIWVQSVVFFFSNILILQMLVSNYDVTYNYKID, via the coding sequence ATGTCGTTCCGAACACACTTGCTGATCAGCATCGGGATCCGTATTTTCCTCATCTACTACGGGGAGGTTCAGGACAGCCTTTCGGATGTGCAGTACACCGATGTCGACTACCGGGTGATAACGGATGGAGCTAGTCATGTTCTCAACTCAAATTCGCCTTTCAAAAGACACACTTATCGTTACACACCGCTGTTGGCGTATCTGGTGCTACCAAATTTACTTATTCATCGAAGCTACGGAAAATTCATATTCTCACTATTCGACATCCTGATTGGTGTGCTTATCAAATGGATCCTGCTGGAATGCTATCGTGCGAATAAGATTTCAATCGAGAAGAAACTACTGAAACTGGAGACGCTAAACAATCGCAATAAGTATTTGATCAAACGGAAGAACGAAATTCTAAACAACAGCAACGAGACATTACCTCCCAAATACATACGGATGGCGGAACTAAGTGCGTACTTTTGGTTGTACAACCCCTTAACGATGGTCATAGCAACGAGAGGCAACGGAGACTGCGTGGCCTGTTCAATGGTTCTACTTTCACTGTATTTCTTGCAAAAGAATGAACAAACCATTGGACAATACTTCACGGCAGGAGTGTTTCTGGGTCTCTCGATACACTTCCGTTTGTACCCATTGGGATTCTGTCTAGCATTTTATCTGTCAACCGTTGAAAAACCTCTCATAACCATCAGAGACTACGCCCAAGCAATAGTTCTACCAAACAACAAGCAAACAGCCTTAATGTGTGGAACAATCATATCTCTGTTTACGTCAACTGCGTTCTTCTTTCTCATGTACGGCCATCAGTATCTTTACGAATCCATCATATATCATCTGGTACGGAAGGACACCCGGCACAACTTTTCGCTCAATTTTTATTCGCAATACCTAAGCTCCAGCTACGACATATCCGCGATGGAAAAAATTCTTACCTTTTTACCGCAGCTGATTTTGATCCTCATCATCACCATTCGTTACGGACAACACCGTCAGACGCTCGCCTTTTGCCTGTTTTCCATCGCCTTCGTTATGGTGACCTACAATCCGGTGGTAACGTCGCAATACTTCGTGTGGTTCCTTTCGTTGCTCCCGTTGAGCGTGAAGAACTTCCGCAATCTCGGCTTGCGAAAGGCTGTATTCCTGCCGATCATGTGGTTCATCTCCCAGGGAGGCTGGCTGTTACCGGCCTATCTGCTCGAATTCAAAGGCTGGAACACGTTCGAGTTCATTTGGGTACAAAGCGTGGTGTTTTTCTTTTCCAACATTCTCATCCTGCAGATGCTGGTCAGCAATTACGATGTGACTTACAATTATAAAATCGATTGA
- the LOC129746465 gene encoding uncharacterized protein LOC129746465, with translation MESVKKANQRLRNYPILLAKCSVAAAAYATCVTTDLNVTHKLCDQEFRQFQQCLQKAAREMKTVL, from the coding sequence ATGGAATCAGTGAAAAAAGCTAACCAAAGACTAAGAAACTACCCCATTCTACTGGCAAAGTGTTCGGTGGCAGCTGCAGCGTACGCGACCTGTGTTACCACGGATTTAAACGTGACGCACAAATTGTGCGATCAGGAGTTCAGACAATTTCAGCAGTGCCTACAGAAAGCTGCCCGCGAGATGAAAACTGTGCTGTAG
- the LOC129746464 gene encoding cx9C motif-containing protein 4, which yields MSSKTAKDPCKPSACRIQDCLKANKFDETRCYDVIENMRQCCLKFHKVSLCCSGIKLDRDYHSEQEAADRERQEKHKQRASE from the exons ATGTCCAGCAAAACAGCTAAAGATCCCTGTAAACCGTCTGCCTGTCGAATTCAAGACTGTCTCAAAG CTAACAAATTCGACGAAACCCGGTGCTACGATGTCATCGAAAATATGCGCCAGTGTTGTCTGAAGTTTCATAAAGTTTCGCTGTGCTGTTCGGGCATTAAACTGGATCGGGACTATCATTCGGAACAGGAAGCAGCCGACCGGGAACGGCAAGAGAAGCATAAGCAACGAGCGAGCGAGTAG
- the LOC129746048 gene encoding zinc finger protein 436-like has protein sequence MGRKCCVPSCNSNYDAIRRQGQSPTSTFKFPDNPELRKAWVRVLNRNDDWQPGSTASICIHHFQPEDIVRYEKPAKLKPEAVPSIFERNQQDHRIKRGRPRKMVVEHLDNGESIKDSPQEEPYKVGLTETDIITPASEVLEEMITDFQRLIDQIEKKCDNLGSWKYNKTTDILHLYCIHDDVEKDSPIYIENSIKIFPNLSLVLFLKDVKQAQTNLEWILGHDYKISRWSQVKILMQKYDCKTHINRDLENQPRELLMNGTEDNVLDFDEHEFSSIENNDVQVNQTGNESYKSDGDSEVEIKIEYLDIFDDQSDNMSSEQLRNNPIKTVKDRVRTQTERMERRKARETMQALKASKHKCFICDREHESSEAFEHHLTDHTDMLPYHCGRCSSEQVVVRTLASLNRHFLMHLKPLKCRECDVRFSSHGTRMLHERTGHGDVKPMSCDRCGKQFQSVRSFQHHYKIHTNPESMRCKLCSKQLSSVYELKLHMRIHTKEKPNKCPFCTASFNRVSNLVQHKRRFHCQEKPYQCNECVETFLTNAKLKSHATVHDLGKQSVHQSPRKQSSTPSTKISSDSIKEYSCEFCKKVMSSSKQYYSHMRQHRKRFQCSYCGLRFGQRRDFVDHENTHTGNRPYQCELCPMTFKTASTYFGHRSVHSVLKKHSCDECGHRFSRLRHLTQHKKTHVPQKQFVCRQCHRKFQYKNDLQQHVDELHHNEEFTKVQQVVKTVQIPVADPINDSSTFNKPPAIVASVEPMQTVQITEAIVLTAEMLSNKKNIILQQ, from the exons ATGGGACGGAAGTGTTGCGTTCCGTCTTGCAACTCCAACTACGATGCGATCCGACGTCAGGGGCAATCTCCGACCAGTACCTTTAAATTCCCGGACAATCCGGAGTTACGAAAGGCTTGGGTACGGGTTCTGAATCGAAATGACGATTGGCAGCCGGGAAGCACGGCCAGTATCTGTATCCACCACTTCCAGCCGGAGGATATAGTGAG GTACGAAAAACCAGCCAAACTTAAACCAGAAGCGGTTCCCAGTATATTTGAAAGGAATCAACAGGACCATCGAATAAAAAGAGGTCGTCCTAGGAAAATGGTTGTGGAGCATTTAGATAACGGTGAATCAATAAAAGATTCTCCACAGGAAGAGCCCTACAAAGTAGGACTGACTGAGACCGATATTATAACTCCAGCAAGTGAAGTTCTTGAGGAGATGATAACGGATTTTCAGCGATTAATCGATCAAATCGAGAAGAAATGTGATAATTTGGGAAGCTGGAAAtacaacaaaacaacagatattcttcatttatattgtaTTCATGACGACGTGGAAAAGGATAGTCCAATTTATATAGAGAACAGTATCAAGATTTTTCCCAATCTAAGTTTGGTTTTATTCCTGAAGGATGTTAAACAAGCGCAGACCAATCTGGAATGGATTCTGGGACACGATTATAAAATAAGTAGATGGTCACAAGTAAAGATCCTGATGCAGAAGTATGACTGCAAAACTCACATTAACAGAGATCTAGAAAATCAACCTAGGGAGTTGTTAATGAATGGTACAGAAGATAATGTTCTTGACTTTGATGAGCATGAATTTTCAAGCATTGAAAACAATGATGTCCAAGTGAACCAGACCGGAAATGAAAGCTATAAATCAGATGGCGATTCTGAAGTGGAAATAAAAATCGAGTATCTTGATATATTCGACGATCAGAGTGATAACATGTCGTCCGAGCAACTGCGAAATAATCCGATTAAAACAGTAAAGGATAGAGTAAGAACTCAAACAGAGCGTATGGAAAGACGCAAAGCTCGTGAAACGATGCAAGCATTGAAAGCCAGCAAACATAAATGTTTTATCTGTGATCGGGAGCACGAATCCTCAGAGGCCTTTGAGCATCATCTTACAGACCACACCGATATGTTGCCGTACCATTGTGGTCGATGCTCTAGCGAACAGGTGGTCGTTCGAACTCTGGCATCCCTCAATCGACATTTTCTAATGCATTTGAAACCCCTGAAATGTCGCGAGTGTGATGTACGATTTTCTTCCCATGGCACAAGAATGCTACACGAAAGAACTGGTCACGGTGATGTGAAACCCATGTCCTGTGATCGTTGTGGAAAGCAGTTCCAGTCGGTGAGAAGTTTCCAGCACCACTATAag attcACACCAATCCGGAATCTATGCGGTGTAAGCTCTGCAGCAAACAACTGTCCTCGGTCTATGAGCTGAAGCTGCACATGCGAATCCACACCAAGGAAAAACCTAACAAATGTCCCTTCTGTACGGCCAGTTTCAACAGAGTATCAAACTTGGTCCAGCACAAACGTCGCTTTCATTGTCAAGAAAAACCTTACCAGTGTAACGAGTGTGTTGAAACTTTTCTGACTAACGCCAAACTTAAGAGTCACGCTACCGTTCATGATCTTGGTAAGCAATCTGTTCATCAGTCGCCTCGGAAGCAGTCTAGTACGCCTTCTACGAAGATCAGTTCCGATAGCATAAAGGAATATAGCTGCGAATTCTGCAAGAAAGTGATGTCATCGTCTAAGCAGTATTATTCGCACATGAGGCAACATAGAAAACGTTTCCAGTGCAGTTACTGTGGGCTTCGTTTTGGGCAGCGAAGGGATTTTGTGGACCATGAAAATACCCACACTGGTAATCGACCGTACCAGTGCGAACTCTGTCCGATGACGTTCAAAACGGCATCCACGTATTTCGGGCATCGTTCGGTTCATTCGGTACTGAAGAAGCACAGTTGCGATGAATGTGGTCATAGGTTTAGCAGGTTGAGGCATTTGACGCAACATAAGAAGACACATGTTCCTCAGAAGCAGTTTGTTTGCAGACAGTGCCATCGAAAATTTCAGTATAAGAACGATCTTCAACAACATGTGGATGAGCTTCATCACAACGAAGAATTCACCAAGGTCCAACAGGTGGTCAAAACAGTTCAAATCCCTGTTGCGGACCCCATTAATGATTCGTCGACTTTTAACAAACCACCAGCAATCGTTGCGTCTGTGGAGCCAATGCAAACCGTTCAAATCACTGAGGCAATCGTTCTTACAGCCGAAATGttatccaataaaaaaaatatcattttgcaACAGTGA